From Candidatus Methylomirabilis sp.:
TCCAGGCGGGGCAGCGTGATGGCCTGCTCGCCGACGAAGACCGTCCCGTCCCTCGTCACGCTCAGGACCAGGCGCTGCTCCGGCTGCACCGTCCGGGTCTCGGTCCGCGGGACGCGGACGTCGATGCCCCGGAAGAGCATCGGGGCCGTCACCAGGAAGATCACCAGGAGCACCAGCATCACGTCCACGAAGGGGGTGACGTTGATCTCCGACAGGGCGGGGCCCAGCCGCCGCTCCGAGTCCGGGAACAGGGGCATCGCCATGGTCGCCTCAACGCCCCCGGGCCGCGACCCGCTCGGCCAGGGAGAGGAATTCGAGGGTGAACAGGTCGAGCCGCGTCCCGAGGCCTTTGATCCGGTTCAGCAGGTGGTTGTACCCGATGACGGCCGGGACGGCGGCGAAGAGTCCGAGCGCCGTGGCGACGAGGGCCTCGGCGATGCCCGGCGCCACCGCCCCCAGGTTCGCCGATCCGGCTGCCGCAATCCCGGCAAAAGCATCCATGATGCCCCACACCGTCCCGAAGAGCCCGATGAAGGGGGTAACGCTCCCCGTGGTGGCCAGGAAGATCATCGAGCGCTCCAGGTCGGAGAGTTCTTTCAGGCTGGCGTGGCGCAGGATCCGCTGGAGCCCCTGGAGGAGGTCGCCCTGCGGGGGGCGCTCCGCCCCCGCCGTCGCCGGTCCATCCGGGACAGGGTTGCCCTTCAGGTGGTAGCTCAGCTCCCGAAAGCCCTCACGGAAGAGCGCGGCGACCGGACTGCCGGGGTGCTTGCGGGCCTCCTCGTAGGTGGCGGAGAGGTTCTTCGATTCCCGGAATGCCTTCAGGAAGGAGTCCGATTCCGCCTCGGCTCGCCGGAAGGCGCGCGCCTTGGCGATGATGATCGTCCAGGAGGCCACCGAGAAGGCCAGCAGGACCAGCAGGACCCCTTTCGCGACCGGCCCCGCCTGGGTAACAAGATGCCAAATATTCATCCAGTCCTTTCCACCAATGAATTTATAGAGGGATGTATAGCATGGTGCGTGCAGAGCGTCAAGGCAAAGTGCCCTGCGGCGGGGGGCCGCTACCTTGACAAGGGTTGGACCCCCTGCTATCCAGGGGAGACTGCCGCCCCCCATGCGGCCCGCCGGGAGAATCCTCATGCAGAAACCGGACCACCAGGACGCCGAACTCCTCCTCCGCCTCTACGAACTCCGGCGGGAGGAACGCATGCGGCAGGCCCGCCACTGGTTTCTCCACGAGTACCAGCCGGTCCCGTGGGAGCAGATGAAAGGGACGTACATGAAGGGGACCCCGGAGGACGCTTCCCTCCGGATGGTCACCTCCTACTGGGATATGGTCGGTGCGCTCGTGAACAACGGCGTCCTGCACGCCGCTCTTTTCTTCGAGACCACCGGCGAAGACATCCTGGTCTGGAACAAGGTCCGGGGCTGGGTCGAGGGGATCCGGAAGGAGAACCGCCAGACCTATCTCCGGAACCTGGAGCTCCTGGCCACCCGGCACCTGGAGTGGCGCCAGCGGCACGCGACGAGCCTCCCCCACGAACAGGCGAAGGTCCCCCTGCGCGGGGTTTCGGGACCGGACTCGTGAAGGCCCCTCGCCTGGAGCCGATCCCCTACGGGGCCCTGCGGCGCCTCCCCCCCCTCTTTGGCGACCTGATGGCGGGCCGGCCGGTCGCGGGCGACCTGCTCCCGCCCCTCCCCCGCGAGCCGGCGGCGCTCCGCCCGCACCTCGAGATCCTCCTGCGCCGGGTGCTCCCGCGGTCCGACGTCGCCGGGGTGCTCGAGGCACAGAACAGCGCCCTCGGAGCAGATCCTGCGGCCCTCGCCGGCATCGCGGCCCTCCGGAAGCCAGGGAGCGTGGCGATCCTGACGGGGCAGCAGGTCGGGCTTTTCGGCGGCCCGCTGTACACCTGGTACAAGGCGCT
This genomic window contains:
- a CDS encoding ExbD/TolR family protein translates to MAMPLFPDSERRLGPALSEINVTPFVDVMLVLLVIFLVTAPMLFRGIDVRVPRTETRTVQPEQRLVLSVTRDGTVFVGEQAITLPRLERLLAGLRQRDPKAAVFLRADERAAYGSVVRVMDIVKKAGIDRLGMVTEPLPPS
- the tolQ gene encoding protein TolQ, with protein sequence MNIWHLVTQAGPVAKGVLLVLLAFSVASWTIIIAKARAFRRAEAESDSFLKAFRESKNLSATYEEARKHPGSPVAALFREGFRELSYHLKGNPVPDGPATAGAERPPQGDLLQGLQRILRHASLKELSDLERSMIFLATTGSVTPFIGLFGTVWGIMDAFAGIAAAGSANLGAVAPGIAEALVATALGLFAAVPAVIGYNHLLNRIKGLGTRLDLFTLEFLSLAERVAARGR